The Brassica napus cultivar Da-Ae chromosome C7, Da-Ae, whole genome shotgun sequence genome has a segment encoding these proteins:
- the LOC106409708 gene encoding protein DETOXIFICATION 55 has product MVAEEDSSLTNLQHNYSPTMPEVVEEMKKIWDISFPVAAMSLLNYLKNMTSVACMGRLGSLELAGGALAVGFTNITGYSVLSGLATGMEPLCGQALGSKNPSLASLTLKRTIFLLLLASLPISLLWLSLQPLMLILRQQEDITRVASLYCSFSLPDLLANSFLHPLRIYLRCKGTTWPLMWCTLASVLLHFPITAFFTFYISLGVTGVAVSSFLTNFISLLLLLCYIYLEEHKSDKTSSSLCLKMPLLLSSSRDSCNDEVWSTLIKFAVPSCIAVCLEWWWYEFMTVLAGYLPEPRVALAAAAIVIQTTSLMYTIPTALSAAVSTRVSNELGAGRPEKARTAAAVAVVAAVAVSVFGLVGTTVGRKAWGRVFTADGVVLELTAAVLPVIGACELANCPQTTGCGILRGSARPRVGAKINFYAFYVVGAPVAVILAFVWGLNFMGLCYGLLGAQIVCAISILTVVYKTDWNKESLKAHDLVGKNVILPDIDQIIVQCEEGIH; this is encoded by the exons ATGGTGGCAGAAGAAGACTCAAGTCTCACAAATCTCCAACACAATTATAGCCCGACAATGCCAGAG gtggtggaggagatgaagaaaaTTTGGGACATAAGTTTCCCGGTGGCCGCCATGAGCCTATTAAACTACCTAAAGAACATGACCTCCGTCGCGTGTATGGGCCGACTAGGTAGCCTCGAGCTGGCCGGAGGAGCCTTAGCCGTCGGATTCACAAACATAACCGGGTACTCCGTTCTCTCCGGTTTAGCCACCGGTATGGAACCACTTTGTGGCCAAGCCCTAGGCTCTAAAAACCCTTCACTCGCTTCCTTGACCCTCAAGCGAACCATCTTTCTCCTCCTCTTAGCTTCGCTTCCCATCTCTCTCCTCTGGCTGAGCCTCCAACCTCTAATGCTAATCCTCCGCCAACAAGAAGACATCACGCGTGTCGCATCTCTCTATTGCTCCTTCTCTTTGCCAGATCTCCTAGCTAATAGCTTCCTTCATCCTTTACGTATTTACTTGCGTTGTAAAGGCACCACGTGGCCTTTGATGTGGTGCACGTTAGCCTCTGTCCTTCTTCATTTCCCCATTACTGCTTTCTTCACGTTTTACATCTCTCTCGGCGTCACTGGAGTCGCGGTCTCATCTTTTCTCACCAACTTcatctccttgttgcttcttctTTGCTACATCTACTTGGAAGAACATAAAAGCGACAAAACCAGTTCCTCACTTTGTCTTAAAATGCCGTTGCTACTGTCTAGTTCGAGAGACTCTTGCAATGATGAAGTGTGGTCAACACTGATCAAGTTCGCGGTCCCAAGCTGTATAGCGGTTTGTTTGGAGTGGTGGTGGTACGAGTTCATGACGGTCCTCGCCGGCTATCTCCCGGAGCCAAGGGTGGCGCTAGCGGCGGCCGCCATCGTGATCCAGACGACGTCATTGATGTATACAATCCCCACGGCGCTCTCCGCCGCGGTTTCGACGAGGGTGAGCAACGAGTTGGGAGCAGGACGGCCGGAGAAGGCGAGGACGGCGGCGGCAGTAGCTGTCGTAGCCGCCGTAGCCGTATCTGTTTTCGGGCTTGTGGGGACCACCGTCGGGAGAAAGGCTTGGGGGAGAGTTTTCACGGCGGATGGAGTTGTCTTGGAGCTGACCGCGGCGGTTCTTCCAGTGATCGGAGCTTGTGAGCTTGCCAACTGTCCTCAAACTACAGGCTGCGGGATCCTACGTGGCAGTGCGAGGCCACGTGTAGGGGCGAAGATTAATTTCTACGCCTTTTACGTAGTTGGAGCACCAGTGGCTGTTATTTTAGCGTTTGTGTGGGGCTTAAACTTCATGGGCCTATGCTATGGCCTACTCGGGGCGCAGATCGTTTGTGCAATCTCTATTTTGACCGTCGTCTATAAGACAGATTGGAACAAAGAGTCCTTAAAGGCTCATGACTTGGTAGGCAAAAACGTCATTTTACCTGATATTGATCAAATTATTGTCCAATGTGAAGAAGGCATACACTAA
- the LOC106409846 gene encoding agamous-like MADS-box protein AGL97, with the protein MVKRGGTKRKIDKMEKIQKREYRATTFSKRCSGLYSKASQLCLLSGAQVAILATPPSSQSNVSFFSFGHSSVDAVVKAYLTGRRLPPVREEPMEEDIGVCLARKELGLELWWEKESLSKSKNRQELMDAINSMERMLSKLRSGDLVSNYKQREEDLKNNEVTKTDVVLHKETQEPDKTLDLQAVCCILDDDLAVGFDKVTEEQDQILAICDSFCAEENNSNINGSSVSLDRSDQAMDHLMDIDGLIDLETTYESSAFDYGVLDSTRELHETAGSLLINFEAARDL; encoded by the coding sequence ATGGTGAAAAGAGGAGGCACTAAGAGAAAGATCGATAAGATGGAAAAGATCCAGAAGAGAGAGTATCGCGCGACTACTTTCTCCAAACGTTGTTCCGGACTTTACAGCAAAGCCTCGCAGCTATGCCTTCTCTCCGGCGCACAGGTAGCCATCTTGGCGACTCCTCCTTCTTCGCAGTCCAAcgtctctttcttctccttcgGTCACTCTTCCGTGGATGCCGTCGTGAAAGCTTATCTCACGGGACGGCGTCTTCCTCCTGTTCGAGAAGAGCCGATGGAGGAGGATATTGGTGTATGCTTGGCTCGCAAGGAACTAGGGCTGGAGTTGTGGTGGGAGAAGGAGAGTCTTTCCAAGTCCAAGAATCGTCAAGAGTTGATGGATGCGATTAACTCCATGGAGAGGATGTTGAGTAAACTACGTTCTGGAGACTTAGTCAGTAATTATAAACAAAGAGAGGAAGACCTAAAGAACAACGAGGTGACGAAGACCGATGTCGTTTTACACAAGGAAACTCAAGAACCGGATAAAACCCTAGATCTCCAAGCAGTTTGTTGCATCCTTGATGATGATTTAGCTGTTGGTTTTGACAAGGTCACTGAAGAGCAAGATCAGATCCTGGCTATTTGTGATAGTTTTTGTGCTGAAGAGAACAACAGCAACATAAACGGTTCAAGTGTAAGTTTGGATAGGTCTGATCAAGCGATGGATCATCTCATGGATATTGATGGACTGATAGATTTGGAGACGACTTATGAAAGCTCAGCATTCGATTATGGTGTTTTGGATAGTACTCGGGAGCTTCATGAGACTGCGGGGAGCCTTTTGATCAACTTCGAAGCTGCTCGCGATCTCTAA
- the LOC106407113 gene encoding uncharacterized protein LOC106407113 isoform X2, with amino-acid sequence MSNNTSPVSPMPLSQHFSDYGFDPQIDYFQVLEEARKHKKETSSIDSMHQFKLQKPISKDDLIRTALHKKKKRWFLKNALLFFSWRKWRRRDSHYAGEGDVEMELDVHMARARNFRASSVGPGSISGPVYVTESWSGSSTPYRTIRPSSLTSTPAAVPYMSLRELNMERQHRSNASSSRSGPLYLVT; translated from the exons ATGTCAAACAACACTTCCCCTGTTTCTCCCATGCCCCTCTCTCAACACTTCAGCGACTATGGCTTCGATCCCCAAATCGACTACTTTcag GTTTTGGAAGAAGCAAGAAAGCACAAGAAAGAAACTTCCTCCATTGACAGTATGCATCAATTCAAGCTCCAGAAGCCTATATCCAAAGACGACCTGATCCGAACCGCTctccacaagaagaagaagcgttGGTTCTTGAAAAACGCTTTGCTCTTCTTCAGCTGGCGGAAATGGCGAAGGCGAGACAGTCATTACGCAGGGGAAGGAGACGTGGAGATGGAACTCGACGTTCACATGGCGAGGGCTAGGAACTTTCGCGCCTCATCAGTCGGACCCGGTTCGATATCTGGTCCGGTTTACGTGACGGAGAGCTGGAGCGGTTCGAGCACACCGTACCGAACGATAAGACCTTCTTCGCTGACGTCGACGCCAGCTGCTGTTCCGTATATGAGTCTACGGGAGCTTAACATGGAGCGGCAACACAGGAGCAACGCATCTTCTTCTAGGTCGGGTCCTCTTTACTTGGTCACGtga
- the LOC106407113 gene encoding uncharacterized protein LOC106407113 isoform X1: protein MSNNTSPVSPMPLSQHFSDYGFDPQIDYFQVLLLFFLLHVSLVSSFLCYKVLEEARKHKKETSSIDSMHQFKLQKPISKDDLIRTALHKKKKRWFLKNALLFFSWRKWRRRDSHYAGEGDVEMELDVHMARARNFRASSVGPGSISGPVYVTESWSGSSTPYRTIRPSSLTSTPAAVPYMSLRELNMERQHRSNASSSRSGPLYLVT, encoded by the coding sequence ATGTCAAACAACACTTCCCCTGTTTCTCCCATGCCCCTCTCTCAACACTTCAGCGACTATGGCTTCGATCCCCAAATCGACTACTTTcaggttcttcttctcttcttcctcctccatgTTTCTCTAGTTTCAAGTTTTCTTTGTTATAAGGTTTTGGAAGAAGCAAGAAAGCACAAGAAAGAAACTTCCTCCATTGACAGTATGCATCAATTCAAGCTCCAGAAGCCTATATCCAAAGACGACCTGATCCGAACCGCTctccacaagaagaagaagcgttGGTTCTTGAAAAACGCTTTGCTCTTCTTCAGCTGGCGGAAATGGCGAAGGCGAGACAGTCATTACGCAGGGGAAGGAGACGTGGAGATGGAACTCGACGTTCACATGGCGAGGGCTAGGAACTTTCGCGCCTCATCAGTCGGACCCGGTTCGATATCTGGTCCGGTTTACGTGACGGAGAGCTGGAGCGGTTCGAGCACACCGTACCGAACGATAAGACCTTCTTCGCTGACGTCGACGCCAGCTGCTGTTCCGTATATGAGTCTACGGGAGCTTAACATGGAGCGGCAACACAGGAGCAACGCATCTTCTTCTAGGTCGGGTCCTCTTTACTTGGTCACGtga
- the LOC106407384 gene encoding sucrose synthase 2: MILWWFLPQVTSPSGFCIASVCVFCLREKIMPTGRFETMREWVHDAISAQRNELLSLFSRYVAQGKGILQSHQLIDEFLKTVKVDGTTEDLKNRPFMKVLQSAEEAIVLPPFVALAIRPRPGVREYVRVNVYELSVDHLTVSEYLRFKEELVNGHANGNYLLELDFEPFNATFPRPTRSSSIGNGVQFLNRHLSSIMFRNKDSLEPLLEFLRTHKHDGRAMMLNDRIQNIRTLQEALARAEEFLSKLPLATPYSEFEFELQGMGFERGWGDTAQKVSEMVHLLLDILQAPDPSVLETFLGRIPMVFNVVILSPHGYFGQANVLGLPDTGGQVVYILDQVRALESEMLLRIQKQGLDVTPKILIVTRLIPEAEGTTCNQRLEKVSGTEHTHILRIPFRTEKGILRKWISRFDVWPYLETFAEDASNEIAAELQSVPNLIIGNYSDGNLVASLLACKLGVIQCNIAHALEKTKYPESDIYWRNHEDKYHFASQFTADLIAMNNADFIITSTYQEIAGSKNKVGQYESHTAFTLPGLYRVVHGINVFDPKFNIVSPGADMTIYFPYSDKERRLTALHESIEELLFSSEQNVEHVGFLSDQLKPIIFSMARLDRVKNLTGLVECYAKNSKLREVANLVVVGGYVDVNQSRDREEMAEIQKMHSLIKQYGLHGEFRWIAAQMNRARNGELYRYIADTKGVFVQPAFYEAFGLTVVESMTCGLPTFATCHGGPAEIIENGVSGFHIDPYHPEQLATTLVSFFETCNADPSHWEKISDGGLKRIYERYTWKKYSERLLTLAGVYSFWKHVSKLERRETRRYLEMFYSLKYRDLANSIPLATDEH, from the exons ATGATCCTGTGGTGGTTTCTTCCACAAGTTACATCTCCTTCTGGTTTTTGTATTGCAAGTGTTTGTGTTTTTTGCCTCCGAGAGAAAATCATGCCGACCGGTAGGTTCGAGACGATGCGTGAATGGGTCCACGACGCCATCTCTGCTCAACGCAATGAgctcctctctcttttttccag ATACGTAGCTCAGGGGAAAGGGATACTGCAGTCCCACCAGCTGATTGACGAGTTCCTCAAGACTGTGAAAGTGGATGGAACTACAGAAGATCTTAAGAATCGTCCCTTCATGAAAGTTCTGCAGTCTGCAGAG GAAGCCATAGTTTTGCCTCCCTTTGTTGCGCTGGCGATTCGTCCCAGACCTGGTGTTAGAGAATATGTCCGTGTGAATGTCTACGAGCTGAGCGTAGACCATTTAACTGTTTCTGAGTATCTTCGGTTCAAGGAAGAGCTCGTTAATGGCCA TGCCAATGGGAATTATCTTCTCGAGCTTGATTTTGAACCGTTCAACGCAACGTTTCCTCGTCCAACTCGGTCATCATCTATTGGGAATGGGGTTCAGTTCCTCAACCGTCACCTCTCGTCAATCATGTTCCGTAACAAAGACAGCTTGGAGCCTTTGCTTGAGTTTCTCCGCACTCACAAACATGACGGCcgt GCCATGATGCTGAATGATCGAATACAGAACATCCGCACACTTCAGGAAGCTTTGGCGAGGGCAGAGGAGTTCCTCTCTAAACTTCCTTTGGCTACACCATACTCTGAATTCGAATTTGA ACTACAAGGGATGGGATTTGAGAGGGGATGGGGTGACACGGCACAGAAGGTTTCAGAAATGGTGCATCTACTTCTGGACATACTCCAGGCACCTGATCCTTCTGTCTTGGAGACGTTTCTTGGAAGGATTCCTATGGTGTTCAATGTTGTTATTTTGTCTCCGCATGGCTACTTTGGCCAAGCCAATGTCTTGGGTCTTCCTGATACTGGTGGACAG GTTGTCTACATTCTTGATCAAGTACGTGCTTTGGAAAGCGAGATGCTCCTTAGGATACAGAAGCAAGGACTGGATGTTACTCCAAAGATTCTCATT GTAACAAGGTTGATACCAGAAGCAGAAGGAACAACATGCAACCAGAGGTTAGAAAAAGTAAGCGGTACAGAACACACACATATTCTACGAATACCGTTTCGGACTGAAAAGGGCATTCTTCGCAAGTGGATCTCGAGGTTTGATGTCTGGCCATACCTGGAGACTTTCGCAGAG GATGCATCAAATGAAATTGCTGCGGAGTTGCAAAGTGTGCCAAATCTCATCATTGGAAACTACAGTGATGGGAATCTCGTGGCTTCATTGTTAGCTTGTAAGCTAGGCGTGATACAGTGCAATATTGCTCATGCTTTGGAGAAAACCAAGTATCCAGAGTCTGACATTTACTGGAGAAACCATGAAGATAAGTATCATTTTGCAAGTCAGTTCACTGCGGACCTAATTGCCATGAATAATGCTGATTTCATCATCACCAGCACATACCAAGAGATCGCTGGAAG CAAAAACAAAGTTGGGCAATACGAGAGCCACACAGCTTTCACCCTTCCTGGTCTTTACAGAGTTGTTCATGGAATCAATGTCTTTGATCCCAAGTTTAATATAGTCTCTCCAGGAGCTGATATGACCATTTACTTCCCATATTCTGACAAGGAAAGAAGACTCACTGCCCTTCATGAGTCAATTGAAGAACTCCTGTTTAGCAGCGAACAGAATGTTGAGCATGT TGGTTTTCTTAGCGACCAGTTGAAGCCAATCATTTTCTCCATGGCCAGACTTGATAGAGTGAAAAACTTGACTGGGCTAGTTGAGTGCTATGCCAAGAACAGCAAGCTGAGAGAGGTTGCGAACCTCGTTGTAGTTGGTGGCTACGTGGACGTGAATCAGTCCAGGGACAGAGAGGAAATGGCTGAGATACAAAAGATGCACAGCCTAATCAAGCAGTATGGTTTACACGGTGAGTTCAGGTGGATAGCTGCTCAAATGAACCGTGCTCGGAACGGTGAGCTTTACCGTTATATCGCAGACACTAAAGGTGTTTTTGTTCAG CCTGCTTTCTATGAAGCGTTTGGGCTCACAGTTGTGGAATCAATGACTTGTGGGCTCCCAACGTTTGCTACATGTCATGGTGGACCTGCGGAGATCATCGAGAATGGAGTTTCTGGCTTCCACATCGACCCTTATCATCCAGAACAGCTTGCAACTACTTTGGTCAGCTTCTTTGAGACCTGCAACGCTGATCCAAGTCACTGGGAGAAAATCTCTGATGGAGGGCTTAAGCGAATCTATGAAAG GTACACATGGAAGAAGTACTCAGAGAGGCTGCTTACGCTGGCTGGTGTCTATTCATTCTGGAAACATGTGTCTAAGCTTGAAAGGAGAGAAACACGACGTTACCTAGAGATGTTTTACTCTCTCAAGTATCGTGATCTG GCCAATTCAATCCCACTGGCAACTGATGAGCATTGA